CCACCATGCTGTAAAAACTGGACGAACAGCTGAATGCTGTGACCTACCTGGACTGCGTTTGTACCACTGGTTTAAAGGTTCGGCAGACTGAAGTAAGAAGCACACAATGAAGTGCTGCAgtgcgatcccttgtagttttcagtccctaacatgccttggtctggtgcGCACTGTGCTTTCACTGTCAAAGcaaacttcaaaaacaacaaatccatcatcactataaCACGCGCCTTCCAAGCACACTTCAGCTTTCCTCCTAAAGGTGacatcccaaatcggaaaacaattcttcagtgggtggctaaattgagacagacaggtacaacattgaacagaaaatctccaggccatcctcagATTGTAtgaacgcctgaaaacatccaagctgtaaggacatcgattttgcagtctcctagacgttcagcgagcttctgccttaggcatttccaacacgtctttgattttgcatgaggaccttcatttccatccatacaaaacgATGGTAGTGCAGGAGCTCACTGAGAAAGACTGGGAGAGCCGCTGAGAGTTGTGTGCCGACaatctgcaaaccgttcatcgagacgCCATCGTCATCTGCGGCAACGagacacatttccatttgaatggctgcataaataagtaaaactttaGCTAATGAGCCGagaccaaccctcgtgaacttcataaGAGACCCCTGCACGGTGAGTGTGTTACAATTTGGTGAGCCATTGAAAAATTCGGCATTGTAGGCCCTTCCTTGTTTGACAACGGTCAcagtcacttcagaacgttacattgaaatgctggaGAACTTTTTGttgccccaactggaagaaaaggatgtggtggatgcctgcttacaacaggatggagcaacagctcatacggcaCGGAGAGCCATGAATGTTTTGTGGAAGATGATCTGCCTGCGCGGCGATGTTGGGTGGCCTTCACGCTCGCCTGATCTTGCTCCATGTGATTTCTCCTCAACTCGAAGGGAtgcacacaccgacctcaaaaccttgaagccctcaaggacgctattcGCCACCAAATGGCTGAACGAGTCATgcgagcgttcagaaatcgtGTATCggtaatgatggccaccaccttggagacatcactttaaaaacacagtgaaaaaaaatctattttgcataccctttcttgtgtcgtaatgaaatgtattttattttctagccattttgtagaataaacgtttgagaTGTGTTACTGCTTTTAggctcaccctgtataatggGTGTAACCAAGAGGTGCCAATCTACCCGACCACAAATGCGACTCTCCCCCCTTCGCGACTACCATCCCTGTCCACGCTCATTTTCTGCAGTCTCAGTGTACCAGTTCAaaagtttcaaatcacatcatttaATAACTGCAGTCAAGTCCAAATtctaacatttatatttattctcTGTTCAGTGAAACTGACCTTCAGCCACATTCAGACATTTTATGATGAACATCATAAGGCAGAACAGCTAAAACACAATAAGCGGTGTGTTGATTTCCACCTCGCCAACCAGAATTGGAGTCCTTTGGTGCGGCACCTGAAGTGCATAAAGAGGCGAGCACTGTTAGCTGTGAACAGCGCAGCGGGAGACTTGATTGTGTCTGGGCCATGAAAACTGAAAGGCTTCAGTTTATTCTCGGAGACGGCCAGTGTTCACGATCCAGTGTGAAAGAGAGTCACACCTTTCCAGGGAAACTGCCATTCTCAACCTGCTCATCCCACTTTGAcacctaaaaaaataaattgattgacTTAATGTTCATTACTGCAGAAATGTAAGATGTAGATTATGATGTACTGCAGAAATGTAAGATTAAGAGCATCTCCTTGTTAAATGGAGTACAGAATTGATGGAAAATGAGTGCGGGTGAAAAAAAGCCCCTGAGGCTCGTGAGCATATCTTAAAGCGGCCTCCAGAGCAGCATCAGAAGGCACACAAACTCTTACCCAAGACACTGGGCACAGGCTCTTGTAGACCCGACGATACCACTGGCAAGGAGTGACTTCCTGGCCCTTTGCACTCATTGCCTTATTGCAGCGGTGATAATCTGCACAGAAgtataaaagaatgaaaaaaatagtcAATTATGCACTTGCATGTGAAATTCTTTTTATGGGCTAGAAGATGACATAGTGAATGAAGCTCATCAAGGAGTCATGAAATACCCAAGGTCAACTGGAATGAAAGAAATCAGAACAGCAGGACTACACAATAAAAGATCAAACAGGGAGTCTGAAGGACGTGACTAAACCATTAACAATGAGCACAGGAATTATGGGAAATCTAAATACCAATGCAtacaatgtgcagcatccaaagaaacatttgccTCCCAAACTCATAGGGCTGTCACCTCCAAATAAAGGGGTTTGGAACAGAGAAAGCATGGGATCAGCTGCCCAAATTCAGGTGTACAAACCTTTTTAGAGACTTACCTAAGAAGACTTGAAACTGGGATTGCTGCCACAGGAGCTTCTAAGAAAGTGCTGAATTATGGGTCTGAATATTTctagaatgagagatttcaggttttgatttttaatatatttgaaaacccgtgttcactttgtcattatgggataccGAGTGTAGATTGAAGGGCAACAATGtcagatttatccatttaaaatgaaatctacagcacaGTAAAGTGAGCAGAAAGTCAAGGgctctgagtactttctgaatccactctatatggatatacagtagatatttaaAAGTCAAGCGGTTCTTCAAGCAGCAGCAGCTGTGCTGGAGGGGAACGTCACCACAGATGAGGCTGATGAAGCtgatatgtccatccatccatccattttttaaattacaacttCATGGACATCAGAAGCCTATCACAAAAGAACTGAGCAaaagacaggaaccaactctgggcGAGATGCCAGCCGATTACAGTTAgcaaacccattattttaacatggctttctaatagcttcattttagtgtaccgtatatactcgcttgattttactgtataatttctggtattttataatgtcgtcaTATAAGTCAactgcagaaaactcacgctattggtccaagagattatgtgaagcaacgtttgcactgtgttctgttttttgtatcttacactctcatacactgcggtgggctggcaccctgcccatggatttgttcctgccttgcgccctgtgttggctgggattggctccagcagaccctcgtgaccctgtgttaggatatagcgggttggataatggatggatgtatttcaaACTCTcatacactgcggtgggctggcaccatgtccatggatttgttcctgccttgcgccctgtgttggctgggattggctccagcagaccctcgtgaccctgtgttaggatatagcaggttggaaaatgactgactgacactctcaaacacctttatcgtaagagcatcccttatctacgatggagcgttcgatcagaaggaaatatgaagctggttttaaattaaaagttgttgaagtggcgaaagaaattagtaactgcgctgctgctgcaacaaaatgcgCTGTGTCTCAGAAACTGATGAGAGactggaggagacaagaagatattaaaaaaaaaaaaatgagtgtcgcatttttgaacgggtgtataagtcagggtctgattttatgattgatttttcgggtttcaagacccgacttatacaggAGTATATATGATacccctgatattctgtatatgcatttaattatcattttttatcatatctccagaatccatactaacccctactttcgcTGCTGTTCCGttttcggttttctgtggtgccaatctgcaccaccaccaccaccaccacctgatcagggcaccgtgcagtccctacctTGATGGATGggaggccagaggtccacatgaccctcatcatcatctaattcttcctcgtgaagcctgaaaaccaagaggactgattgaggtcatttatgtgagggAGTTTGGGGGCTGTTTGGTCTCGTGGACTCGGTTCCCCTGAagattttggtttttgtttttccagccgtctggagttttatttgttttttcagtcctccctggtcatcggaccatactttattctttgttacttagtattgcctaatcttaacttaatatttttcttttttctttcttcatcttgtaaagcactgtgagcgacatcatttgtatgaaaatgtcctatagaaataaatgttagttTTTCTTCTTATAGATCGGACTCACGTAAGAGACTAAGCTTTTAATTTCAGACAAAGCAACAGAAAGCGTTTAGCTTGTACATCAACGTCACCCTGTCTCATTTCAGCTCTTACTCGAGAGTTTGCGTGTATATGCAGCTTTTTTCCCCCTCTACAGCATTTGCTTGCAAATCAAGGTTTTGGTCATTAAGATGCCACGTCTTTTTTATGCACAAAGTTTGCTTTAATcaataccattttagaataagcaattAAATTGAGGGAGCggattctcttccccttttttaattaatttatttatttacatatttttactattattaaagttttactctgctggcatagctctctttctcataggtggggggttgatttgtttcgaacccagttttgttaagcttgacttgcttgtatggaatgttatttgattttaataaaatcaaaaaaaaaaaaaaaaaaagagcttgaTTATGTTTAAAGGTCAAGGTTTTAAGCGCAGGACAAGGCTGACTGGTGGTCTAAAGGCTTGCCACAGTTCATGTGTTTAGTTCACATTAGAAAGATTTGCTAGAAAGGCAGCCTCAGTATATTGTAATCTGCTATAAATAGAGACATGGGTCCAAGCCGGCATGGAACATACATTAAAGTCGTGAGTAAAAACAATCAAATACAACGGTTGTGGGATTTTAGCGCTTGGGAGGGTTGGCTCTAGGAGCTCAAATGAGTTGGTCTTGCTGAGGAAAAGCCAAAagtaattatatttacagtagaCACATATGCTCTATTTGCTCATGATTCGCAGTAAACAAAATcaattattttgcttttactttatttcttgaTTCTTAAGGCCTCTGCAAGTGTCAGAATTGTTGATGTAACGGACAGCCAGCAGGGATGCCTCCATAAcggaaggaccaggggaaggaGCTTGCACAAGGAAATACCTCACCCAGAACGACAGAGGACAGCCCCCCTGGTGTGATACagtgccacaggtttggagcatggaagctcagccctgtggCCACCGCATGGAGAACGGCTGAGTCCTCCTCTGCAAGactgcagccacacctggaagtgtagCCAGAAGGAGATcatgggacacctggagcactggTGCTCAGCCAGCGGCCACAACTCGAGCAGCCAGAGTTGgcggtggacaaagcttgctggaggagtgaaggtgagagaaagaaaaggaagggaaaagaaagaagaaaggggCAGTGCATTGGTGCTGTGCTGTGTAGCGGGGAGCAAAGGAAAAGCACTTCTCCACTTCAAATAAGCAGGTGCTGTGTGGCAACACTGGGCTACGTGTCTGTTGAGTCCAGGTTTGGGGAACTGCACACTCCCTGTTGTCCACATTGGATATTTTGATTTCTGAAAAAGACCATCCCAGGAGACTATAACCTGAGAGCACTTCAAGAGTGAAAACACTGACCTGGGCGGTACTAGACCACGGGAGTGACTTTCAACAGTATCACTTAGTGTGTACCCAAATACTAACACTGGAGGAGACTAGTTCAGAGAGTCAGAGACAAAGGCATCAATGCAGGTGAAGAGGGGCACACTGTCTAGAGGTATCACTTGCACAATTAGAAACAATCAGTTGCTGTCATCGGCTTGTTGCATCTAACATACCTTTGGGATGCGAGGCCAAACCTCTGCAAGCCACTGATAAACCATTTACCAGATGGAGTGGACCACTTATTATCAGTATAAGACCATGAGCACTGGCACAGCTAAATTCAAGTACAGTTTAAACCTAAAGAAGTGCACCTGATGTGTGTGGTGATGTTTAACGCGGGATGATGCTCAAGATTGTCAACTGTTTAGTGTACTACTTTACTGTCACTAGTCTAAGGGAATCATAAAAGTAAGAATCTCAACAGCAGGGGTGCCCTACTCCGGTCCtgaagggctgcaggttttcattctaacccttttcttaattagtgacctgtttttgctgctaattaacttactttgaattcatttttattgacttgctcttgaagactcagaccccttaattgtttctttttccttagttagctgccaaacaataatgagatacaaaatgagccaaaacaggaccagcaaactgtgaccaccatacaatatctgaaaataaagaaaggtgaagcaagaatgctgatctgctcttcgaaaagagaaaatccacaattttagaaatgtctgctattgcacaatgagagcagcaacaagccacggaattaaagaacgagttaaattaacgacaagaatcggcgcCTCATTAAACAACtagctggagtgaaattggttgtaaTTTGAGGCcatgacttagctggtcttctgtttgctcactcacttcacatttcacttctgtttgggtgccatttaaggaaagaagcaATTCAGCGGAACGATGAAcaaattcagggaaacatttcttaaaaaccaagtcaattaaaattaattcaaaagaaggtaattagcagcaaaaacagatcaccgattaggaaaagggtttagaatgaaaacctgcagccactgcggccctccaggactagagttgggAAGCCCTGTCAACAGACTATGAAGTTGAATTTTAAATGGAGTTTTAGCAGGACTAACACTCTGATTGGCACAATGAGTTGTCTGCATCGTGGACAGTTAAGAGAATTTCAGTGCATGTTAAGTTTACCATCCTTCAACTCATGCAGTAGACCCGACTATCAATGTccacactggaaaaaaacaaaatgaaacatttccaaGCTAGACTACCAGTTCTGCAAGAAGCACTTTTGGAGTAGACAGGACCTCAGAATGAAGATTAATGTAATGATGTGCGTCTCACCAATCACTCGTGGCCTTCTTACATGTGTCTCTCTTTGCAGTGTCCCTTACCTGAATAGTCTGCTGCCATCTTTTCTCAACCCATTTCTTCAAATGTCACAGTTTTTGCTGTACATACGTCTGGAAGAACTGAACCTGTACTAGAGATGCCAACTCTAAACCCATCTCCCCTGTTCCACCAGtttaaaatttgccattttgtctAAAACTCACAAAGCGTTGTACAATCTGAGCATATTAAGCATCAAAGTTGTAAGAGTCTGCCTCGATCCTTCCAGTCTTGTATAGGGCCTCATTACACACCAGATCTGTGCCCCATACCCCGCCAGCCCACTTGAGAGTGGCATGCTGTACATTTctcagaatgaaaataaaaaacaaaaacacctcaCCCAAGTAATTCTCATAGCAGTGTTTGGTCTGATTGGTGTTGGGGAAGCGGGCATCGAATGGAGCTGTTCTGTAGTTCTTCAGTTTCTCCTGCATAGCTTCTGACATTTTCAGATCTTTGGGTTGTTAGTATTTTAAATATCTTCAGATATCtataaaagcaaataaagaaaaggaaaaattcattttaaattatgagTTAACTTGCCTCTCTGCACAAAAGAATTACAACTGTCTTCACTCTTTCAACAGAACACAATTGACCATCAAGTTAACCGCTGATGACATTTTGGGCTAATTAAACACATCTAAACCAGAAGCTATTAAAACGATAACATTTTTAGGTTTTGCGTTGTAACGGActgccagcagctcaacccagctggAACTCCcagagaatggaaggatgggggaagacaGCTACTTTTAGACACTGCTTCCCCCGAGACACTAGAGGGTAACTTCCCTGCAGAATAACAGTGCCCCGAATTCCTGAAGGGCACCATGAGATCTGGAGTTCggctccacagccctgctgggtaccgtgggtgccgccaagaGACGCTGCAGGAGGACTTGTACTTTTTacacagcctggaagtactattGAGTCATGTGGAcggaagcccagaagtacttctgagcTAATGGAAAACTTGATTTCTCCATCTgactggaagtgctggcaagtcatatTGGCGGAACAGCAGAAGCATGTCCGGGTCGGACAATATATAAAGGACGGCGAAACACCCAgcaggtgagccagagttgggaggcagagggcagagcttgctgggaggagtggaggagaaagaaaataaataattgtgtggtgtaagatagatagatagatagatagatagatagatagatagatagatagatagatagatagatagatagatagatagatagatagatagatagatagatagatagatagatagatagatagatagatagatagatagatagatagatagatagatagatagatagatagatagatagatagatagatagatagatactttattaatcccaaggggaaattcacatactccagcagcagcatactgataaaaagaacaatattaaattaaagagtgataacaatgaaggtataacagacaataactttatataatgttaacgtttacccccgggtggaattgaagagtcgcatagtgtgtggtctcctcagtctgtcagtggagcaggatggtgacagcagtctgtcgctgaagctgctcctctgtctggagatgatcctgttttagtgaatgcagtggattctcaatgACTGACATGGAGTGTCAATGTGGTGCTTTACTGCATGTAGCTGTGATGACTAGAGAGCACagcaaagaatataaaagaaataaatcaattcttggtgcttttaatgCATGTCGTCATTGTCTGTCTGTCGGGTAAGAGAggcgacagtgccctctagtgtcacagcgTATAACGccgtattttttttatcactagcATACACAGCTTTTAAGAGCTTCTTGGCATTGTATCTTTTTACCATACCCCAGCTTTCTTGCCTTCATGTACTCACATCCTATGGAAAGAATGGTACTCGCGTGTTATAACTTGGAGAACGCTTCTCCATTCACTATCCTCTCTGAGATTAGAAATTTCTcaacagaaaattctaaaagtaattaaaaagtcTAATTTTATGTATTCTTGTTTTGTAAACAAGCTACTTAAAACGGCCTACACCTCCCAGCAGCCAGCAGTTACACCATTGGAGACCTTCAGAGTGGCGCAAGTGTTGCTGGGAAGAGGGATAATTAGGCGCTTTCTTAAATAAGGAACTAGAAAGGCACAGAGGTGAAGTCGcgatctatttatttatgtatttatctttCTATTTGTTTTTACTCTTCAGGCTCTGTGGGATTACAAATCAATCACTGTATGGATTGCAGTTCTTGTTGGATTTATGTGCTTGTGCTGTGTACTTTCATCTTGCTTGGATACGTTTTCATCTACAGAGCCCTCCCCTTCACGCCAAATCTTCACTGTACATTTCAATCAGAGGGCTGTCTTCATTCTACTCCCCATCATTTATTACCCACACCTGGACTATGTTTTGGCCCATGTCGTGTTTATCATGTTTTGTTTGGTTTCATTTGTGcagttttgtaaataattatCGCCGCAGGGGGAGTTTAGGTGGGAGTTTGCGAATGCgttgtttattgaattttgttttttttgctttcttaatttagtcaaatagggggctttgccccctgctcgcttcgcttgccaacccacCAGGCCAGCGCTATGtgttagcctctttgcggttctgctgctcgcatatggggatgtggatgcacaatttgaacagattttaattttcatatgaagtgttacatttgcatccacacgacatataactgcccgtgattgaatttcatttctttctctctattaaataaaacgactttttcgaatg
The nucleotide sequence above comes from Polypterus senegalus isolate Bchr_013 chromosome 18, ASM1683550v1, whole genome shotgun sequence. Encoded proteins:
- the LOC120518714 gene encoding cytochrome c oxidase subunit 6B1, which encodes MSEAMQEKLKNYRTAPFDARFPNTNQTKHCYENYLDYHRCNKAMSAKGQEVTPCQWYRRVYKSLCPVSWVSKWDEQVENGSFPGKV